A region from the Populus trichocarpa isolate Nisqually-1 chromosome 18, P.trichocarpa_v4.1, whole genome shotgun sequence genome encodes:
- the LOC7461571 gene encoding GDSL esterase/lipase At1g29660 isoform X1: MESGLKALWVLSVVLLVSNWQHWTYGKAVPQVPCYFIFGDSLFDNGNNNYLSTPAKVNYLPYGIDFDTGASGRCSNGLNIADTIAEQLGFDSYISDFGVGSCTNFLDGVNYGSNGAGILDLTGYLTGELFTMNIQLYNHNITVSRIAKILGSEEVARKYLSQCIYVSDMGHNDYLNNYFLDDYNSSKLYTPEEYAQLLIETYETQLEKLYCSGARKIAVFGLIRVGCMPSNIQKNPNDLDASSCAYKLNDDVQIFNHKLQKLLRKLNNRHSDAVFTYINSYEIDSDDQTNTGFTQTRKSCCDVESGSVPCKSLSFPCSNRSDYVYWDGAHFTEAKAWAFGKRAYKRQSPKDAYPYDISELVKLKLDDSDAYDINHAQL; encoded by the exons aTGGAAAGTGGGCTTAAGGCATTGTGGGTGTTGTCTGTGGTGTTGCTGGTGTCAAACTGGCAACACTGGACTTATGGAAAGGCCGTACCTCAAGTTCCTTGCTACTTCATCTTTGGAGATTCCCTCTTTGATAACGGAAACAATAACTACCTTAGCACTCCAGCTAAAGTTAATTACCTTCCTTATGGGATCGACTTTGATACTGGGGCTTCAGGAAGGTGCAGCAACGGTCTCAACATAGCTGACACCATTG ctGAACAATTAGGTTTCGACAGTTACATTTCGGACTTTGGTGTCGGAAGTTGCACCAATTTTCTAGATGGTGTAAATTATGGATCGAATGGAGCTGGCATCCTTGATTTAACTGGCTATCTTACG GGAGAACTATTTACCATGAATATTCAGTTATATAATCACAATATCACGGTTTCACGAATTGCCAAGATCTTGGGAAGCGAGGAAGTTGCTAGGAAGTACTTAAGCCAATGCATCTATGTGTCTGATATGGGTCATAACGACTACCTCAACAATTATTTCTTGGACGACTACAATAGCAGCAAGCTATATACTCCTGAAGAATATGCTCAACTTCTCATTGAAACTTATGAAACTCAGCTGGAG AAACTGTATTGCTCAGGAGCAAGAAAGATAGCTGTGTTCGGACTTATTCGGGTAGGATGTATGCCGtccaacatacaaaaaaatcccAATGACCTAGATGCATCTTCATGTGCATACAAGCTCAATGATGATGTTCAAATTTTCAACCACAAGCTTCAAAAATTGCTCAGAAAACTTAATAATAGGCATTCTGATGCTGTGTTTACCTACATAAACTCTTACGAAATTGATTCTGATGATCAGACGAATACAG GTTTTACACAAACCCGTAAGAGCTGTTGCGATGTAGAATCTGGTTCAGTCCCATGTAAATCTCTCTCCTTCCCATGTAGCAACAGGAGTGACTATGTGTACTGGGATGGAGCCCATTTTACTGAAGCTAAAGCTTGGGCCTTCGGAAAAAGAGCATATAAACGTCAGTCACCAAAGGACGCTTATCCATATGATATCAGCGAACTAGTTAAGCTGAAGCTTG